In one window of Henckelia pumila isolate YLH828 chromosome 1, ASM3356847v2, whole genome shotgun sequence DNA:
- the LOC140876044 gene encoding phospholipase D alpha 1-like, whose product MTPRLLHGILHATIYEADKLDGGGCGFQLCGATGSPQKTTKRFLSQFKKLVLCRPEVAGSRLYATVDLGRARVGRTRMIENEPSNPRWYEHFRIYCAHTISNVIFTVKDDNPLGATLIGRAYLPVEELMTGTPVDRWIQILDEDGNPINGGSRIHVQLQYFNATEQSNWSQGISTPAFGGVPYTFFRQRQGCKISLYPDAHVLDDNITQFLSSNGYYEPQRCWEDMFDAISNAQHLIYITGWSVYTKITLIRDPNRQKPEGNVILGELLKKKADEGVIVLMLVWDDRTSVRELKKDGLMATHDQETKDYFQNTNVRCVLCPRNPDDGNSSFQGFQVSTLFTHHQKTVVVDSEATGERSQKRRIVSFVGGIDLCDGRYDTRSHSLFRTLDSIHHDDFHQPNFPGSSIRKGGPREPWHDVHCRLEGPVAWDVLYNFEQRWRKQVGNQYIYSLKELDRFILPPTNITTTADPETWNVQIFRSIDGGAAFGFPEKPEEASEKGLVSGKDNVIDRSIQDAYINVIRRANNFIYIENQYFLGSSFDWKKSRDIKIEDINALHLIPKELSLKIVSKIQANERFTVYIVIPMWPEGIPESGSVQAILDWQRRTMEMMYTDISAALQAKGISNVNLRDYLTFFCLGNREVTMAGEYTPPEKPDPDTNYSRAQQSRRFMIYVHAKMMIVDDEYIIIGSANINQRSMDGGRDTEIAMGAFQPHHLANRVKPARGQIFGFRMALWSEHLLREADSFLHPESLECVRNVNEIADENWKMYSSETFQEDLSSHLLSYPVHISNYGEITALAGFEFFPDTKARVLGTRSEYLPPILTT is encoded by the exons ATGACTCCACGTTTGCTCCATGGGATTCTTCATGCAACCATATACGAGGCTGATAAATTAGATGGTGGCGGATGCGGGTTCCAATTATGTGGCGcg ACCGGAAGTCCACAAAAAACGACCAAAAGATTCTTATCCCAGTTCAAGAAACTGGTGCTTTGCCGGCCTGAG GTGGCTGGTTCAAGACTATATGCCACCGTGGATTTAGGAAGGGCGAGGGTGGGGCGGACGAGAATGATCGAAAACGAGCCTTCAAATCCGCGATGGTACGAGCATTTTCGCATCTATTGTGCTCACACCATTTCCAACGTAATTTTCACCGTCAAAGATGATAATCCTCTTGGAGCAACACTAATTGGTAGAGCTTATCTACCTGTTGAGGAACTCATGACTGGAACACCGGTGGATAGATGGATTCAAATACTGGATGAAGATGGAAATCCTATCAATGGAGGTTCAAGAATCCATGTACAACTCCAGTATTTTAACGCCACTGAACAAAGTAACTGGTCTCAAGGAATCAGCACACCGGCATTCGGAGGGGTGCCTTACACTTTCTTCAGGCAGAGACAGGGCTGTAAGATTTCACTGTATCCGGATGCCCACGTGCTCGATGATAATATCACACAGTTCCTGAGCTCCAACGGGTATTATGAGCCTCAAAGATGTTGGGAAGACATGTTTGATGCTATCAGCAATGCCCAACACTTGATTTACATAACCGGGTGGTCGGTTTACACAAAAATCACTCTGATAAGGGACCCGAATAGGCAAAAGCCTGAAGGGAACGTGATTCTTGGAGAATTGCTGAAGAAAAAAGCGGATGAAGGTGTTATTGTTCTTATGCTTGTTTGGGATGACAGGACTTCCGTCAGGGAACTGAAGAAGGATGGTTTAATGGCCACGCATGATCAAGAAACAAAGGACTACTTTCAGAATACTAATGTGCGTTGTGTGTTGTGCCCCAGAAACCCTGACGACGGGAACAGCAGTTTCCAGGGGTTTCAGGTTTCCACCTTGTTTACACACCACCAGAAAACAGTTGTAGTAGACAGTGAAGCAACGGGAGAGAGGTCTCAGAAGAGAAGGATAGTTAGTTTTGTTGGTGGCATAGATCTCTGTGATGGGCGATACGACACAAGAAGTCACTCCCTTTTTAGGACCTTGGACTCCATTCATCATGATGATTTTCACCAACCAAACTTTCCAGGATCATCAATCAGAAAAGGGGGTCCAAGAGAGCCCTGGCACGATGTTCACTGTCGACTTGAAGGGCCAGTGGCTTGGGACGTGCTGTACAATTTCGAGCAGAGGTGGAGAAAACAAGTGGGGAACCAGTACATTTATTCACTCAAAGAGTTGGATAGGTTCATCCTACCCCCGACAAACATCACCACAACCGCAGACCCTGAAACCTGGAATGTCCAAATATTTAGATCAATTGATGGTGGAGCAGCCTTTGGTTTTCCTGAAAAACCAGAGGAAGCATCAGAAAAAGGACTGGTCAGTGGGAAGGATAATGTGATTGATCGCAGCATACAAGATGCATACATCAACGTTATTCGTCGAGCAAACAACTTCATATACATTGAAAATCAGTATTTTCTTGGCAGCTCATTTGATTGGAAAAAGTCAAGAGACATCAAAATTGAGGATATCAATGCGTTACACCTCATACCCAAGGAGCTATCATTAAAGATAGTGAGTAAGATCCAGGCAAATGAGCGATTTACAGTGTACATTGTGATTCCAATGTGGCCAGAAGGCATACCTGAGAGTGGATCGGTTCAGGCCATCTTGGATTGGCAGAGGAGGACAATGGAGATGATGTATACTGATATCTCTGCTGCTTTACAAGCTAAGGGGATTAGTAATGTGAACCTTAGGGATTACTTGACATTCTTTTGTCTTGGAAACCGAGAAGTGACCATGGCTGGAGAATACACACCACCAGAGAAACCTGATCCTGATACAAATTATAGTAGAGCTCAGCAGTCTAGGCGTTTCATGATATACGTTCATGCAAAAATGATGATAG TTGATGATGAATATATAATCATTGGATCTGCAAacatcaatcaaagatcaatggACGGGGGACGTGACACTGAGATAGCTATGGGAGCATTCCAACCTCATCACCTAGCCAACAGGGTGAAGCCTGCCAGGGGTCAGATTTTTGGCTTCAGGATGGCCTTGTGGAGTGAGCACCTCCTGCGAGAGGCAGACTCATTTCTTCACCCAGAAAGTCTTGAATGCGTGCGAAATGTTAATGAAATTGCAGATGAAAACTGGAAAATGTACTCCAGTGAAACATTTCAAGAAGACCTTTCTAGTCATCTTCTTAGTTAcccagttcatatctcaaattaTGGAGAGATAACAGCACTAGCAGGGTTTGAATTCTTCCCGGACACCAAAGCTCGTGTCCTTGGCACAAGATCGGAGTATCTTCCTCCTATCCTCACAACTTGA
- the LOC140884171 gene encoding ethylene-responsive transcription factor WIN1-like produces MGVPNKFRGVRQRQWGSWVSEIRHPLLKKRIWLGTFETAEAAARAYDEAAVLLSGQKAKTNFPIMQRPIRNDVDGNEDSGQDQERYNYYSQLGAKLRRSCCKDSAAPSITCLRLDNDNSKIGVWQKQAGRGSPSKWVMKVELLKHMTDDNSASPHDHHHRDHVIMDEEQKVAAQMVEELLGDQRIFL; encoded by the exons ATGGGAGTACCCAACAAGTTCAGAGGCGTCCGCCAGCGCCAGTGGGGCTCTTGGGTGTCTGAGATTCGCCACCCTTTACt AAAGAAGAGGATATGGCTGGGGACTTTCGAGACGGCGGAAGCGGCGGCGCGAGCGTACGACGAAGCGGCCGTGTTGTTGAGCGGGCAGAAGGCGAAGACCAACTTCCCCATAATGCAGCGACCCATTAGAAACGACGTCGATGGGAATGAAGATTCGGGTCAGGATCAAGAGCGGTATAACTACTATTCTCAGCTAGGAGCTAAGCTCAGGAGAAGCTGCTGCAAGGACTCAGCGGCTCCCTCCATCACTTGTTTGAGGCTGGACAACGACAATTCCAAGATCGGCGTTTGGCAGAAGCAAGCCGGCCGGGGCTCGCCGTCCAAATGGGTCATGAAAGTCGAGCTACTCAAACACATGACCGATGATAATTCAGCTTCGCCTCATGATCATCATCATCGTGATCATGTGATTATGGACGAAGAGCAGAAAGTTGCAGCGCAAATGGTGGAAGAGCTTCTTGGAGATCAAAGAATATTTCTGTAA